Proteins encoded by one window of Juglans regia cultivar Chandler chromosome 15, Walnut 2.0, whole genome shotgun sequence:
- the LOC118344724 gene encoding uncharacterized protein LOC118344724 produces the protein MANKWWKSTRALVQLELGEAVPITWEHFKKIFLDHFFPQTLQESRARQFMDLTQGSMTVAQYATTFMELSRFAIYLIPDEEKKAEKFERGLDRRIRERVRTLRIRSFTELVTRATIAEEDLQENIEYNNQRKRQQQQQPQAVSHKDKRPHIMNRQGQPPAGQTYPTCATCGKRHLGRCMFGQNVCFKCGKPNHLARDCPVKKPGEPGRNGGQKTHATARVYALTPIDAEASNDVVTGTLSLFSRHASILFDYGATHSFISNHYAHLAEKIPEPLEPSMSVATPSGDHIICDSVLIGCPIEIQGRILPADLIVFDMSGFDVILGMDWLSQNHACVDCFNKRNAQMGRSLVFSLYEKLPLLV, from the exons ATGGCAAACAAGTGGTGGAAGTCAACCCGGGCTTTGGTTCAGCTGGAACTAGGGGAAGCAGTCCCCATTACTTGGGagcatttcaagaaaatctttttggaCCACTTCTTTCCACAAACTCTTCAGGAGTCGAGAGCTCGCCAGTTTATGGATCTTACTCAAGGATCTATGACGGTAGCGCAGTATGCTACAACGTTCATGGAGCTTTCTCGTTTTGCTATTTACTTAATTCcggatgaggaaaagaaggctgAAAAATTTGAGCGTGGACTGGATCGTAGGATTCGAGAACGTGTCCGTACTCTCAGGATTCGGAGTTTCACAGAGCTAGTCACCCGAGctaccattgctgaagaagacCTCCAAGAGAACATCGAGTACAACAATCAAAGGAAGCGCCAGCAACAGCAACAACCCCAAGCAGTGTCGCATAAGGACAAGAGGCCTCACATTATGAATCGTCAAGGTCAACCACCAGCAGGGCAAACTTACCCCACGTGTGCAACATGTGGGAAACGACATTTGGGAAGGTGCATGTTTGGCCAGAACGTGTGTTTCAAGTGCGGGAAGCCAAACCATCTAGCTCGGGACTGCCCAGTTAAGAAACCTGGGGAACCGGGTAGGAACGGAGGACAGAAGACGCATGCTACAGCGAGAGTTTATGCCCTTACCCCTATTGATGCTGAAGCATCAAATGATGTAGTCACAG GCACATTATCGTTGTTTTCACGTCATGCCTCCATTTTATTCGACTATGGTGCTactcattctttcatttctaATCATTATGCACATTTGGCTGAGAAGATACCTGAACCGCTAGAACCTAGTATGTCTGTTGCTACGCCCTCAGGAGATCATATTATTTGTGATTCTGTGCTAATTGGTTGTCCGATAGAGATTCAAGGGAGAATTCTACCTGCGGACTTAATCGTATTTGATATGTCCGGATTTGACGTGATTCTGGGAATGGACTGGTTATCCCAGAACCATGCCTGTGTGGATTgctttaataagagaaatgcaCAGATGGGGAGGAGTTTAGTTTTCAGTCTGTACGAGAAACTTCCCCTCCTCGTGTAA
- the LOC108994164 gene encoding E3 ubiquitin-protein ligase RNF12-B-like, whose product MAGSTNNVYLHLSEATAQSSEADLTVGRVEVRFADAGFQNLWRSIMNRDGVLDPFDYHMSPSPTSTFVIQVPAHLFPYPDQHSQYLQTEISSSLIDLIGPENPNHLNVARNIASFAMRHFEDSAEASARGSRSGYSIVAEVRMLQSEVWFDEIFDAADRESAIEKLIDKGRLVASKVNDEDHELGTCGICIEDFSSSIGAELLRMDCSHIYHRDCIILWLAKSNTCPTCRAKLY is encoded by the coding sequence ATGGCGGGTAGTACCAACAATGTATATCTTCATTTATCGGAAGCAACTGCTCAATCCAGCGAAGCTGATCTAACTGTGGGCAGGGTCGAAGTTCGATTTGCCGACGCTGGCTTCCAAAACTTATGGCGAAGCATCATGAATCGCGACGGTGTCTTAGATCCATTCGATTATCACATGAGCCCTAGTCCGACCTCTACGTTTGTCATCCAAGTTCCTGCCCACTTGTTCCCGTACCCGGACCAGCACAGTCAATACCTTCAGACTGAGATCTCGTCGAGTCTCATCGACCTTATCGGTCCTGAGAATCCGAATCACCTCAACGTGGCCCGGAACATAGCGTCCTTCGCAATGCGCCATTTTGAGGATAGCGCCGAAGCTAGCGCTCGAGGGTCCCGGTCGGGGTATTCCATCGTGGCTGAGGTGCGTATGTTGCAGTCAGAAGTATGGTTCGATGAAATATTTGATGCGGCTGATCGGGAATCGGCGATCGAAAAGTTGATCGACAAAGGGAGATTGGTTGCGAGCAAGGTCAACGATGAGGATCATGAACTGGGTACGTGCGGAATATGTATCGAGGATTTTTCATCATCGATCGGCGCTGAGCTTCTTCGCATGGATTGCTCTCATATTTATCATCGAGATTGTATAATCCTATGGTTGGCCAAGTCCAATACGTGTCCAACATGTCGAGCCAAACTGTATTGA